The sequence AATTGACAAGAAGGTGGAAGAACCTAGCTAGTTCCATCAAAGCAATTACGAACAGACACAGATGAATAACGTAATTACCCAATCTACCGAAAAGAACCAAAGGTACAATGTGGCGAGCATCAGCTAGGAACCAAGCTGGCCCCGAGTCTCATCCATACATCCATCATCTCCTGGCTAGCTACGGCTATCTAGCTAGCTCTCCCCTTGGGAAAGTTATTACTGCCTTTTGGATCTCCAAGTCGTAATCACTAATGCGCAGGTCAAACCACGGCGCCTAGCTCTCGCTATAGCCGGCACGGTAATGTACCACGCTCAAGATGGAAAGGGGTATGATCGGTAGCTTTTGACATGCGCGCTCGAGAGTCCATGATTAACCGCGAGGCGAGGCGCTAAAAGACGAGGAGGCGGCCAATGCAAAAAGACCTTTGGAGCCATGGTCGATCGACGAAATGAATGGAGAGATAGACGATCGTCGACAGCCTTCGTGCCCTACTCTACTGGCGTGACATGTTTGGGTGTCTCCTGTCCTGGCCACTGCGTGCAATGGTGAAAAAAAGGTAAAGGTGGTTTGAGTTGTTCCTCGGATCGTGAGAAGTCACTCGGTCACTCTCGCTCGTTCACCAACGGGGTAGTCgccgtgcatgcatgcgtggttacTCAAAAGAAGAGACTCGGGCGGAGCGGACGGACACGCGCGCGCGCACTCGCACGGAGCGCTGCGTGCATGTGAGTGTCAGGAGTGAAAACCATGTTCGATCGACCCGAAAGTTACTTTCCCACCCAGATGATCAGCGCCACGATCGAGCACCACCTTTTCTTAATATTGCTCGATAGGAGAGGCGATGGGATGGAACAAGAAGTAGTTAATCTTATGCTTTTTGGCAAGATTAGAGAAAGCTAACCGTGGTGCATGCGTAGATCAACTAGGTTATTCTACGATGTAATGTTGATGAGCTAAATTATTTCCACAGGAAAAAAAAATCAGGGGCCCGCCCAAAAATCTTGTAGTAGTGCCCCTGGACCGTGTGCATGCATCCTACTAGCACTGTGGCGACGAACAGTATGGTGACTGATGCCCACTGCACGCGACAGAGCGAAATGCTACATGCTTCCGCTGAAAGGAAAGCCTGGGCTGAGACTGTAGAGGCAGGCACGCCACAGTTACGGGCACTTGTCCCGCGGGGGATTCAGAATAATTTGTCCATCGACCATGTAGTAAGCAATTAGGCCTCGGGCGCCGCGCCCCTGTGCGAGGCTGAGACAGCGACCGTTCCTGGTTTAGGCCAAAAGAGAAGGCAGGAAGGGAGAAAGGGAGAAACAATTTGTATGATCAGACCCGCCCAAGCGGAACAGTGTGCGCGCGCGTGGTTGAAATGAAAGATGCCATTCTTTTCAGATTGGAGTTGTCACGGCTTTTGCACGACAGCGGTCTGCTGTTTTAGGGCAGAGGTGGTGTACACACTTTCTAAGTACAGTTCATGCGCACCGAAAGTTGGCCATGGTATGAGAGAGGTTAAGATTGTTAGAGGTCAACCGGCCCATTGGGAGTTTTCGGCAGCACGCACTGGAAAAATCCTGCGTCGCTTTTGGTGGAAAAGCTAGCCGGCCAACAACACTAGTTACTTCTGGTCAACAACACTAGTTATCAGGCAGCTATCGGCTCATCGGCAGTCTATCTTTAttattccttttttccttttcgaTTCGAAATAGGCTTCACCTCCTTTCTATCGACAGCTCTGCCTCTGGGGAATGTGTCGTCGTGCAGCGCCTTCAGCTCCCTTTCGTGGATGTGTCCACTACATGGGTCTTTACTCATTTTATTCAGAGACTGTATCCCATGCTAGGTAAATCATCTGTCGAATTTTCTTTCAAGAAAGAAACATCACCGGTCGAGTTTCACAGGTAGGATCTCTCTTGGCCTTGGTTTGTCTGTCACGGTCGTCTCGCCCCATTCCGTCACTCACAGGGGTTGCTTAGAATCCTACTACACGTAAAAGGACTTCAAAAGCTCAAATCATCCTATGCCAAATTTTCGTTATCGTCAATCTGAAAGCCACTTCTTTTTCGTTAATTACTGCAATTTTCCCACTCGCCATTTTGTTTTTCGGGTCCGTAATTTTCTCAGTCACTCTTTTTTAGGATATTTTTGAGGATAATTTTCtcactcttttttttttgagaaatggaTAATTTTCTCACTCACTCATGCCATCGGAAGCATAACTGGAAACCACCCACATAAAGCCCAACCCATCAACCAGTATTCTCGGCTCGGCCCACTTTCAACTAGACATTTACGGGATCGGCTGCGTCTTTCTTTCATGGATTTTTTCTGTTAGTTTTATTCGGTTTTCTACCTTTCTAAAAAAATCGTTAATTTAAACAAATTGAGAATATTTGAAAATTCTTGTTTTCTGAAATTTCAAAGATTTTGTAATTTCAACATTTCCTATAATTTATGTACATTTTTAAATTTCGAATTTTTtaaatcctgaacatttttttaTTCATGAAGATTTTCTAAAATTCGGGGACAATTTTTTGAAGTCatgatcatttttttaaaattcctgaacaattttgaagtcatgatattttttaattcatgatttGTTTTCTAAATTCAGGAACAATTTTGTAGTCATAAACTTTTTTGTAAATTTGGGAATAAATTTTTCAAGTCATGAGCATTTTTAATTCCTGATTTTTTTTCTGAACTCGGGAACAATTTTGAAGTCATGAATTTGTTTGTAAATTCAGGAACAAAATTTTGAAGtcatgattttttttttaatttgtgaacaataTTGAAGTCATGATATTTTTTTACTTCATGATTTTTCTGAATTCGGGAACTGTTTTgaagtcatgaacatttttgaaaattcgGGAATAATTTTAAAGTCATGAATTTGTTtcgaaattcatgaatattttttaatatgCGAACaatttccaaatttgtgaacatttttttataatttgtAAAAATGATTAAAATACGGTGAATTCATGATCACTATTTCAAATCCAGTTTTCTTAAGTTCAGAAAAAAATTCCAATCTATGAAAATTTTGGAATTGGGAATATTTTATGAAATCCATGAAATTTTTAAATTCACCATCCCTTTATAATTCATGATTTGTATtgtatttgtgaatatttttaaatatcATGAGCAGTTTTCAATTTCATTAAAGCAAAAAATTAAAAGGAAGCAAGGAAAAGAATAACAAAAAAAAATGCCCCCTCCTGCCGCTTTGGGTCATCCCAAACCGCGGGGGTGTGCGTTGGTGCGCCCCGCACATCCCTATGCCCCAAATAGGACCACTCATTTCCCTCCTTCCGGCTAGTTTGAAAGATTTTCAGTTGCAGCCCTCATCTAGCGAATCCAGTTTTCAATGAAAAAAAAAGTTAACACGCACGGAAGATGCAGGTCTACCTTCCAACGGGTTTATCACTATATACTATCTCAATCCCATTTTTTGTAAATAGAAGTTTTATTCCATAATTATAGTGTTATAGTCAAAGAGGCAAAAGCTTCTCGATACATGGGGGGCCTTGTGTGTAGGCAAAGTTCGACTATAGTTTGCCAGTCGATTTGCAACTCTGGGTTGTTCCTGTGGAATCTTCTGTGGAATAAACTCGCCATTCCTCAAAGCTCTAATCTCCATGACAAGATGCCCATAAGCTAAGCGAGCAAGTCCATCACCTGAAACACAAATGTTGCCTCCGAGGAATCCGGTTGGACAAGAATCAGGAGGTTCGTATGTTGAATAGCCAACGTCACCCCTTGCATAAGAGCATGTGTCTCCGCTTCCAAAGCATCTCTGCAGTTGAATATAAACCGATGGCAAACATAACACTCCCATCATTTCTCATGAGTATCATACCTGGAGCCACCGATCCATCCAATTCTAGGAATGAGCCGTCAATAGATAAAGTGGCATGGTGCACAGGCGATGGAGGCCAACGTGCAGCCGACACAGAGACTTTTCCTCCGAAACCTTACATTCTTCGTGGGCTGGCATCTCCCCCTTCAATATCTCCTCTGTTGTATATCTCTGAAAATTGCCAGTGGACTTCATGTAGCTATCCAAAAGTTCATCAATAGCTTCTACCGGTACCAGTGTTGTATTATACTTTACAGTACTTTTTTGAGACATAATATATATCACTGTTAAACTAGTTTCTTAAACACTAGCTATATATAGTTGCTGCCACGGCAACAAAAGAAAACGCTGCCATGGTAGCTAAACGCAAATGCATCGTTATTTTTTCTAACTGAGCGACAGCTTGCTTGCCAGTGCCGGGGTCTTTCACTAGTGGCGGTCACCCGGAGTTGGTAACTATATTATCAATGGCGGGTTACTGATAGATGTTTTGCGCCTACGCCTCGTAGCCTGTTTTGCAGTAGTGGATCTTTTTTCTTTAAGATGAttatttttgaattaaaaatatatttgaaaaatatACAGAGTTGTGTGTATCTTTTGATTCAAAGCCGGGGTTTACCCTATGttggaaaaaaagaaagaaaaaactattTCGACTCGCACCGCGTGTGACAACCATACATATGCTTAAGCATCGAGAAGGATCCGTTCACCGGTGAACTGGACAGTACAAATGTATCGCACAAACAAACTGACTTTTTATTTGATTGAGCTGTGACGCATATGTATACACTGATACACGTGTTTATTTACGGAGCAACATCAACTATCTCTCAAGTGTTGCTGGGCGTGGGCCACGTGCATGTACACCACACCGGCCGTTTCTGCTCATCTCGTCGGAGCTTTCTTATTTATTTTCGGCGCAACGTCGATCTCCCTGTGTGGTGAGCTCGAGCGAGCGATCAGTTCTTTTTGCACGGCGGCGGGCAGGGATTCTCTGGGAGGGCGGCGCGTCCATCGCCACACCGGAACGTCTTCACGGGCCTCGTCTGCACCACGTGGCAGTTCACGCAGCCGTCGCGGCACTTGGGGCCCACGTCGTCACAGAATTGGGCCCCCGACCAGGAGTTGCAGTTGTCGCAGCACTTCGGGAAATTGTCTTAACGCCATCACAAAGATGCAGTCAGACCTTGTTGCGGCCGAGATAGATAAATTAACTACAAGGACGGACGATGAGGATCAGCAACGTACGTACCGTCGGCGGCCAGTGAGTGTGAGAGGATTCCCATGACCATGACGGCCTGGAGGACTAGGATCGCCACCAGCGTGCTGCTCTTCATCGTTGGTTGGTCCTAACTCCTGAACTTGTCGAGCAAAGCTCTTCCCAGTCCTGTCTGCTCGTGGAGTGATGGTTTTGTTGTGGTTGTGTCTGGCCGAAGCTACAAGCAGTCTTTATATATAGAATCGATGTATCATGCCGATTTTCTGCGTCATATATCAATTGTTATCCTCGTGGATATGTGTTTGGGATAAACCCGTTTGACTCCTGGCTTAGCTTGGCCTTTCCCTGGCTTGGACCTGTTAGGCATACATCTCCAATTCTCCATCTTCCACGTCCAGTGCATGCACCTATTTTCTCACAATTACTAGTATTTAATATATATTTATGTTTTATTAATTTAATTCACAAATAAATCATGATGACATCGCTAAGAATATTAATCTCACACTAAGAGCTATACATGTGAGCATGTACTAAGCATAGAACATGAACATTTATGATAACAAGTATGGCTAACACATGAACGGATAAGAGAGGGATGAATAGATCATACCATACCCTCTAGTTGAAAAGGACAAAGTTGTGGCGGCATAGGGTTCAGCAGGCTTCTTGTTTGAGATCTTGATGTGGTCACCCGTGTCTTCAGTGGGGAGGTCAAGGAAGTAGTCGAAGTCGTGGACGTAGACAAACAGTAGCGAGTAGTCGCGCCAAGACGCTCCCTAGAAACCTTATCGCTCTTCTTCTCACGCAGGATCACAAAGGGCGGGGTTTCGGACACCTGCTCTCCCATGCAGTCATGCACGCGTCGTTGGGATGGAGTCGGCCGGATGCGGTCCTGGTGGAtaggtgtttgggataaacttgtTTGATTCCTCGCATACCTTGGTCTTGTGTCTTTTCCCTGACTTGGACTTGTTAGGCATACATCTCCAGTTCTCCATCTTTCATGCCCCGTGCATGCACCTAATTTCTCATAATTATTATTTGGTATATCATAAATTAAAAGGAAATCATGCTTTGTCGTGCTATTTTTATTTTGGTAAGTGTGCATGAGTTTTCTTTTCTTGTTATATTTGTTAATAATGTCAGCTTGCCACTTAATTGACCAATGAACGAAAATACAATCCATGATATACCAATAACTTACTATCTAAGGAAAATGCAGTTATGTTGTCACAAATCAGAATTTATTTCATACATAACAAAAGAGGTAACATAATAACTTGAAGTAAATAAAAAATTTGGTATGCACTTCTTTTTCGAAAAGGGGGTGGGCTCTTCATCCTCATGATGCACACGACCAAATTTATTAAAAGTGGTTCGATTATTTCAAAGTGCTAAAATACAAAGTGGAAAGACCACAACCGGCTAGAAAGGAAGATTACATAACTTAACCACATAATATAATAATGACACACCAACCAAACAGGTTGGATACGCCTGAGCAGCGATCGCCAGACGGTAGCACCCAAAGGTTATGTGCTTCGGAGTGCCCCCACGCTGAAGTAATGTCCACATATAGATATATGATGTCGCCTGGATGATAACCTCCAAAAAGTTTATAGAACATGGTCCGTTAAAAACGCAGTCATTTGGCAATTTCAAAATGCTCAAAGTAAATCGCAGACCCCTATATATATGAGCCTAAACTTTGGATTGATACCAACTCCCAAGTTACGAAACAAATTTGGGTTCCTTATTGGGGGTGACAAGTTGTAGTGTGCTAGATCAAAGCAACAAAAAGGGCAGGAAATGAAATATGTACAATTGTTTTCTCTTGATTAAGGAAATGAAAATATGTATAATTTTTTTCTCTTGATCACGAAAACAACATTTttttaatatccatgctagtttcttTTAGCCAAATTATCCTTGGAAAGGAACCTACCGTTGAACAAACCAGATAAAAACTTTAATCTTTAATGGTACGCACATTGATTTTCCAAATATGTTTCCTATGAAACATCGGGCCCATATTGATCGCATACATAGACTTGATAGTAATATCCCGTTCTAGTTTAGTCTCCATCTAACAACGTCAGGCGTAAGCGTCAGGTTGACCAACATCAACTTGCGAACTAAATGGAGCCAAGCCATCCAGTTATCGCCAATCAAGGCCCTCCTAAATTGGATGCGTAGGGGTGTTAATCCAAAAACAGATTAAACAATGGCACCCTTCCTTCGCGCCACATTAAATAACGACGGATACTGAATCGCTAGTGGATCGgccatcatcaaaaacaaaagagcGTCGCATAAAGAAGGGAGACTTGACCTTCACAAGCCCTTCCAAAACGGAGAATATGTATGTTTTGTTTCCACTTGAGATAGGATTTTGGAATTAATATATTTATTATGAAGGAGTTCTTGCCAGACACCTTCCTCATTCTCTTACTTGAATAGCTATTTACCGAGCAAGAGCCAAATTTTAAATTCCAAGTTTTCTTTACCCAGCCTAACTTGGTCCTTAGGCCTAGACAAGATATCCCATTTAGCCAGTCTATGCTTCCATTTGTGTTGATCACATTTCCAGAAGAAATTTAGTATTTTCAAAACCCATTTGGGTATTTAAAAAAAGGACAACATAAACACGACTAAACTTGTGAAAACCGCGTTGATAAGATTTAACATGCCCCATATGACATGAGTTTACCCATCCATGAACCCATCTTTCCTTTGAGTCATTCCTCAGTAATTTTCCATTCTTGGGTGGTTAGCTTACGGTGATGAATGGGTATTCCAAGATAAGTAAATGGGAGGGAGTACACACCTCACACCCAAAGAGTTGTCTATGTTGCCTTTTTATTTCTTTGGCTCTATCGCTCACTCTTATGGAAATTTATTTTTAGACCAGACAGTTGTTCAAAAAGGCAAAGTATCAATTTCATATTATTGGCCTTCTGCAAACCATTCTCCATAAAATGATTATATCATTGGCATACTGAAGGATAGACAAACCCCCATGCACCAGGTATTGAATGAGTCCACCGACTTGGCCATCCTTCTTAGTCTGTGCTATAAAGGATGGCTAACATACCACCGACAATGTTTAAGAGGATGGGAGACATAGTATCACCCTGTCGCAAACCTTTCACGGCCTGGAATACCTTAATCCCTATGATGCCACCCTGAAAATATTCAACCTGATGTCGCCTGTTCGCGGCAAAACCTTTCATACGTAGATCTTGTTGAAGAAAAGGTCATTTAACTTTATCATACGCCTTTTCGGAGTCCACTTTAAAGATAACTTCATCTAGTTTCTATTTGTAAAGATCATGAATAGTTTCATGGAGAACAACCACCCCTCCTAGATATTTCATCCAGGCATGAAAGGAGTTTGCATAGGGCAAACCATGGGGTGAGCAGTAACAGATAGCCCATTAGTACCAATTTTCGTGAATATCTTGAAGCTGGCATTCAACAAACATATAGCTTTGAACTGTTCAATTTGAATTGCATATTCCTTCTTATGAAGCAACCTGATTATCCAAAGTGAGGTAGAACAATACTAAATCATCGTTGAAAAGGTCCTCAAACATGTGTAAAAGTCCACCCTTGATTATTCCGCAACACTTTTGATAAAATTCCGCAGGGAACTCATCCGGTCGTGGAGCCTTATTCCTTTCCCCTTGAGAAATGGCACCAAAGATCTCGTTATCTAAAAAGGTGATGTCAGCCGACGTATATCATCAGTCACCTCCTCGTCCATCATGACGAAATTGGAGGTTGGATGCCCAAAAATATGCTTGTAATAGTTGGTAATATATGCCTTAAGTAAGTCCTGACCAACAATAGTACTttcatcttgttcaagttgatagATTCTCTTTTTCCTACACTTTCCATTTGGAATCAAATGGAAAAACATAGTATTAGCGTCCCCTTCCCAAATAAACTTAACTTTAGCGCGTCGAGACCATTTTAACTCTTTTCTCCTGCATAAGTTTTGCGAAAAAATCATCTGCCTCCTGATTGGCTACATATTCTTCCATGCAAAGGGGTGAGGATTTGACTTTGATATCTAAATTGTTGACAATATCCAAAATACACTCCTTTTCTTTTCTATAAACACCATTCAAGCTTTTCACCCATCCCCAAAGATAGCGGATTTTGAATTGACAGCACTCAATACTAGTTACATCTCATTTCCTAACCATTTGTGAGACACCAAACCAAGATTTTTCGAAAGAGATGGCGGCTTTATTCCCTAAATGAGAATTTTACCGTAGTCCAAAAGAAGTGGGGTATGATCAAAGATGCTTCTTTGGAGGGCTCTAACAGTAAGAGTGAACTTTTGCTCCCACTCAACACTCATCAACATGCAATCAAGCTTCCATATGTTGGAACTTCAAGATTATGCGCCAAGGTGAAGTATCAACCTTTCCACCTGACAGAGCAATCTCTCTATGTCTAAGCTCCCAATGATTGTATTAAACATAAACGGCCATTTTGCATCAAAGTTACTGTTATCTTCCTTGTTGTTACACCGAATGATATTAATATCTCCACCTGACAATATGGGTAAAGACTCCGACCCACAGAAATCGACCAGCTCTACCAGAATCAGGCTTAAGTTTCGGCTGTGCGACCCCACAAACAACAACTAGTGCCCATGAGAAGTCATCACCTTTTGAGTGCACATGGAATTTGATGGAGAAAACCATCAACCTTCACATTATGAACCTCCACTATCAATATGTTTAGACCAAGCAAGATACCGCCCGACCTAGCCCTCGGTGGTAGGCAATACCAAGAAAAATCTAGGCCCCTACACAGGAAGCTCTGGAATGGTGCCGCGAAGTTTGGGCGCTCTGTCTCTACTAGAGCAATGAAATCTAAATTTTGTTCCCTGAAAGTGTCTGAAAAAATTGTCGTTTAGCCAAGTCCTAAAGATCTCTGCTACTCTAAAAAATCCCTCCCATTCATATGAAATTTCTTTCTAAACTTTACACGTGAACTAGGCCGCACCACAAAAAGATCAAACACAATTTTTTCTGCGCTTGCAAGGTATTTTAACCTTGTCTCCGAAGTAAACATATGATTTTTCGGTAAAAACATACCTCCTCTGCGTTCATGTCCTCACACATACTCTGAATATAGGGGATCGAAAGCCATTGAGGATCATGATCCTCATGGGTGTTTTGGCAGCCTTTTTTTAGCATCACCAACACTATGTCGGTCTCTGAGTTCAACAACTCATTCACCGAAGAGGAAACTCCGTGACAGTTGCTGCCCAAAGATACCCCAATTCTTGAAGCTTTCTGAATAATATCATCTTCAGAAGTTTATTCAAACACTTTTATAGAAATTCATACCCGAGGTGGACTGTATATCACGAAGTTTGGTGACATGCATGGCCCATCCTATCTACAAAGCATCATCATCTGGTTGTGCTTGAATCCTTGGACTTGAGTGGCGGGTGGGAATGTTTGCTCAACACTTCTAGGGTCTTTCACCAGTGGCGATTGCTCGCCACTAGTAACCATATTATCAGTGGCAGGTTATTAATGGCGGGTGTCCTCCCTGCCACTGATAGCTATTTTGTGCTCACCACTTGTAGTCCGTTTTACAGTAGTAggtcttattttttattttttaggatGACATTGTTTTAATTTAATAATATACAACTGTGTGTATCTTTCTATGCAAA comes from Triticum aestivum cultivar Chinese Spring chromosome 5B, IWGSC CS RefSeq v2.1, whole genome shotgun sequence and encodes:
- the LOC123113902 gene encoding uncharacterized protein, giving the protein MKSSTLVAILVLQAVMVMGILSHSLAADDNFPKCCDNCNSWSGAQFCDDVGPKCRDGCVNCHVVQTRPVKTFRCGDGRAALPENPCPPPCKKN